The Argentina anserina chromosome 5, drPotAnse1.1, whole genome shotgun sequence genome includes the window GAGACATATGATGGGGATGAAGcctcaaagaagaagaaaaagaaggttTCCAAACAGCGTCAAAGAAGGCACAAAGACAATGGACCCACAGGGGACTGTGAGGCTGTTGTACCTGTACAAAAGAATAGTAGACCCAGGAGGAATAAAAAGAACGGCCAGATTCCTGGGAAAAGTAATTCTGAGGTTCAGACATGTGATGGGGATGATGCCTCGAAGAAGAAAGTTCTtgaaaaatgtcacagaaggCACAAAGTCACTGAACCTACAGGAGACTTTGTACTTGTTAGTAATGAGTATGACAGACGCAAAGAACCAGCAGAAAATTCTTGTTCAGATCGAATCATAGGAACATCAGATGAAGATGATACTATTTCTTACTTTCTACATAAATCAAAGAAGAGAAAGCTTGAAGTTGCTGATCATGCTGTCCAGGATTCCCTATCCCCCTGTATACAGGATCGTGAAGCTTCATTGCAATATGAGCCAACCATAGTACCTGGTCGACGAAAATCAGTCAGAGGCCATCAGCTTGGCTTCGAAGAATCAATTAGCAAAGTGTTGGCAATTGATCCAGGGAGTAATTATGAGACTGGTGATCCTGTTTTTGCTTCCATgggaaaaagaaattaaagaagAGGCATGCTCAAACGTCCAAACAGCATGTCATTCATAATGAACCTGATGCAGGAGTAGTACCTAAACAAGATGTCAGTCAAATATGGGAAGGAACAAGTGAGCAATGCTGCAGACAGGGGCGATGATATGCCGCTTGCTTGTTTTTTACATAATAGATCAAAGAAGTGACATGAATCTGGCAGAGGAGATACTCAGATGTATAGATGATATTTGAACTACTCATCTGGATACACGCACAGGATATCAGCCAATTTAGTTAGAACTGCATTAGACAAAATTAGACAAACCATTCAAAAGGATTGCTATTCAATTTTCTGCAAATCATCGGCAAGGTAGCATCTAATCATCTACGTACCTTACACAGTTTTTGCCTGTCTGAGTTTGGAATCGTGTATATACCGGAAGATAATAGTGCAATGCATACACAGGATTTTTatcagtgtttttttttctttttcacaaaAGTACTTGTATTAGTGGTGattacttcttccttttcagaTTTGGTTTGGGATTTTGCCTCACTTCCTCGTGGCATGAATTCGTCCTGCATTCATGAGTCTCAATTCCGCTCAAGGTGGTCTGCTTTAATGATAAATGGGAGACAGATCGGACACGACTTGCTTCCTTCGTTTGGCAAACTAATAGCTACATTGCACGTCATTCAATAGTTTTTCcagaaatgatctttattAGTTTATTTAACTTTTAAACGTTtaaaaattttcatttatattGCGAACCATATTGTACACAAGCTTTTTCCTTAAATTTAAGTGAAGGCTTGCTGGAAATTATTGACTGAGGATAGAAATCAATCAAACAATAAAATGTTCCAATATGGTGTCGGCTTGCTTCAAGGCCTTTGCTTAGGTTTCAGCCTTACAGGTTTGCAGCCACTACTCAAACCATAATTGATCTCCAGATTTCAATGTCATGACATGATTCCATGGCTCTACTTTGATCTCTTTCAACAGAAAGAGTTGAGGTTGTTCAATATATCATACCACATTGTAGAACATGACAGGGGATTGCAATCTCAGCATCAATACAAAGAGATACTTAACTTGAAATCTGACATAATATCTTAattgaaaaccaaaaaataGCAAGGCGTTAAAGCCATATAGTCAACATAGAGATAAAATCCCAAATATCCAAATTTCCAACCAAAAACCTAAATAGACTTTGACAGTACACAGATAACCAAAAGATCTCTCCATAAGCAGTTTTCTAGTAGCGGCCAATTCCCCAAACTCTGATGACGCCATCAGTATATCCACTGAACAATGTGCTTCCATCGGCACTCCAGTTCAAGCTAGTACAATAGATAACCTGCAATAACATGAGAAAAATATTAAGCCAACAGAAACAAAACATAGCGACCCATCATCTATTCAAACATGCATggaaaaaaatttaaccaaCTGAAAATGTAGGAAATTCATGAGCAACAAAGACCACACTTTCCACCACGCCATTACTATCTAGATTCCGAGAACAATATCCATAATCAAGCAgagatgaaatttcagaagtgACTGGTAACCTTTCAAAATGTTTACCCAAACACAGAAATAGAGTGGATTCCAAACATGTTTCATAACGTGTACTAAGGTTCACTATATCTCTTTTCACTTATGGACTTCCTTGCAGCACCCTTTCACAAATGTACAGCTATCAATACGTAAACTAATTgtgcaacaacaacaacgaCTAACAGCATTATACTCTTTGATACAGTAGATCAGCAGCCTAGTGCCTAGGAACAAAAAAAGAGACAACTTCTTGCAACACATTATAAACTTTTAGGACTTCAAACAAAAACTACAATATTGAAAACAATACTGATTTCTGATCATCTGTCATTGGGAGCACAATGACTAACAATAAAGCAGAACACAGTTTATCACAATCTGCATTGTCTACAATAATGCAAATGATCAGCATTGTTTCAAAGTAGCCATTCTCTACAAAAATCATTATGTATAATGACATCCACACAATTTCAAACCAAATATAAtaaacacataaacaacacaATATCAATTTTCATCCATCAATTTCCATCCATCAAAATTCTAATCAAACAACAAAAGGAACCAGTATACCTTCTTCTTGTTGGCAATGCCGGTATCATCAGTCTTCTCAGCCTCCGTCTTCAAATCGACCTTCAAATCCTCGACAATGCTCTTGCTCTCCAAATCCCAGATCTTAATGCTCTGCTCAGTGGCAGCGCAGAGCCAGTACCTGTTGGGGCTGAAGCAGAGAGCGTGAATAATCGCACCGGCGTCGAGCGAGTACAGCCTCTTCCCCTCGGCCAAGTCCCACAGCAGAATGACGCCGTCTTTCCCTCCGCTGGCGCACAGCGAGCCATCAGGCGACACGGCGACGGTGTTCACATAGCCATTGTGGCCCTCGAGAGTGTTCCTCAGCTTGCAGTTGGTCAAGTTCCAGACCTTGACGGTCTTGTCCCACGACGCCGAGACGATCGTCGGCTGGAGAGTGTTGGGGCTGAACCTCACGCAGCTGACCCAGTCGCTGTGGCCGTCCTGCTCCTGGATGGTGTACTTGCACTCGCCGAGAGTGTTCCAGAGCTTGATCGTGCGGTCGCGGGAGGCCGAGACGATCTGACGGTTGTCGATGGAGAACGCGACGGAGAGGACGTCCTTGGTGTGGCCGACGAAGCGGCGGGCCGAGACGCCCTGGGCGAGGTCCCAGAGGCGGAGCTCGCCGTCCCAGGAGCCGGAGAGGGCGAACTGGCCGTCGGAGGAGAGGACGACGTCCTGGACGAAGTGGGAGTGGCCGGTCAGGCGGCGGCGGGGGACGCCGTAGGCCTTCTCGTCCTTGTTGAGCTGCCAGAGGATGATGGATTTGTCGCGGGAGGCGGAGACGATCATCTCGGAGTTGTCGATGGGGATGGCGATGGCGGTGACCATGTCGGTGTGAGCCCTCATGGTTCCCTTGAGAACTAAGCCTTCGGAACCCATGGCTGCTTGAGCTCGGCGGCggcagaaagagagagaagctcTTAGGGTTTTGGGGAAAACAGAGAGATAAAAGGCGTGAGAGGAAAAATGAAAACGAGTGTTTGCTTAAATAGGGGCACGATATTAgggttttttgtttcttgggGCCTGGTTTCGGGTTGGACTTGAAAGCCCGTAATTGGTACTAAAGTCTGGGCCTCACCTGAAGCCGGTTGgtcttttatcttttttatttatttatatggcCCTTCAGGCCTCTCATGTACCGACCCCGAAGCGGGGAACCATGTACCGTACCAATTACA containing:
- the LOC126795963 gene encoding guanine nucleotide-binding protein subunit beta-like protein, which translates into the protein MGSEGLVLKGTMRAHTDMVTAIAIPIDNSEMIVSASRDKSIILWQLNKDEKAYGVPRRRLTGHSHFVQDVVLSSDGQFALSGSWDGELRLWDLAQGVSARRFVGHTKDVLSVAFSIDNRQIVSASRDRTIKLWNTLGECKYTIQEQDGHSDWVSCVRFSPNTLQPTIVSASWDKTVKVWNLTNCKLRNTLEGHNGYVNTVAVSPDGSLCASGGKDGVILLWDLAEGKRLYSLDAGAIIHALCFSPNRYWLCAATEQSIKIWDLESKSIVEDLKVDLKTEAEKTDDTGIANKKKVIYCTSLNWSADGSTLFSGYTDGVIRVWGIGRY